One Methylocaldum marinum DNA window includes the following coding sequences:
- a CDS encoding PilT/PilU family type 4a pilus ATPase: MDFESLLMLMTQKRASDLFITTNKEPCMKIDGVIQPIANAKLSKEQARQIVLGVMNQRQRDEFENTKECNFAISSPGLGRFRVSAFVQRDTAGMVLRRIETNIPTVDDLNLPPILNELSMTKRGLILFVGATGTGKSTSLAAMIKYRSENSSGHIITIEDPLEYVHPHAGCIITQREVGIDTESYEVALKNTLRQAPDVILIGEIRTRETMQHAITFAETGHLCLSTLHANNANQALDRILHFFPEDMHPQLFMDLSLNLRGIIAQQLIRRADGTGRYPAVEILLNTPLASDLIRKGEVHKLKELMKHSREQGMQTFDQALYGLYKTGKITYEDALHAADSKNEVRLMIKLGEEGSIEKYAGRNDTLSVVEDD; encoded by the coding sequence GTGGATTTCGAATCCTTGCTCATGCTGATGACGCAAAAACGAGCGTCCGACCTCTTCATCACCACCAATAAGGAACCGTGCATGAAGATCGACGGCGTCATTCAACCGATTGCCAATGCCAAGCTCAGCAAGGAACAGGCGCGGCAAATTGTTCTCGGGGTCATGAATCAACGCCAGCGCGATGAATTCGAGAATACCAAGGAGTGCAATTTCGCGATCTCGTCGCCGGGACTGGGCCGCTTCCGGGTCAGTGCCTTCGTCCAGAGGGACACCGCCGGAATGGTGCTGAGGCGCATCGAAACCAACATTCCGACCGTGGACGATCTCAATCTGCCGCCCATCCTCAATGAACTATCGATGACCAAGCGCGGCCTGATTCTGTTCGTCGGCGCCACCGGAACCGGTAAATCCACCTCGCTGGCAGCCATGATCAAATATCGAAGCGAGAATTCGAGCGGCCATATCATCACGATCGAAGACCCGCTGGAGTATGTGCATCCGCATGCGGGCTGCATCATCACCCAGCGCGAGGTCGGCATCGATACCGAATCGTACGAGGTGGCGCTCAAGAACACCTTGCGGCAGGCGCCCGACGTGATTCTGATCGGGGAAATCCGGACTCGGGAGACGATGCAGCATGCCATCACCTTCGCCGAGACCGGCCATCTTTGCCTCAGCACGCTGCACGCCAATAACGCCAACCAGGCGCTGGACCGAATTCTCCACTTTTTCCCCGAAGACATGCACCCGCAGCTGTTCATGGACCTGTCCTTGAACCTGCGGGGAATCATCGCGCAGCAACTCATTCGCCGAGCCGACGGCACGGGACGGTATCCGGCCGTCGAAATTCTTCTGAACACCCCTCTGGCTTCCGACCTCATCCGCAAAGGCGAGGTCCATAAGCTGAAGGAACTCATGAAGCATTCGCGGGAACAAGGCATGCAAACCTTCGACCAGGCCTTGTACGGTTTATACAAAACCGGAAAGATCACTTACGAGGACGCCCTGCACGCCGCGGACTCGAAAAACGAGGTCAGGCTGATGATCAAGTTGGGCGAGGAAGGCAGTATCGAGAAATACGCGGGCCGCAACGACACCCTGTCCGTGGTGGAAGACGATTGA
- a CDS encoding YggS family pyridoxal phosphate-dependent enzyme: MRSQIQRRLDAVRERIRAAETAAGRGPRSVRLIAVSKTQSAEAIAAAYYCGQREFGENYVQEAIAKQDTLAHYDIGWHFIGPIQSNKTKLIAARFDWVHSVDRFKIAERLSDQRPGELPPLNICIQVNVSGESTKSGVAPEELEGVIEAVAALPRLRVRGLMAIPAPTDETDLQCASFRSLRLAAERLGRFGLDTLSMGMSEDLEAAVAEGSTMVRVGTALFGPRPRRETTAFDAGSVASR, translated from the coding sequence ATGAGGAGTCAAATACAACGGCGCCTGGACGCCGTGCGCGAGCGGATTCGAGCGGCGGAGACCGCCGCCGGCCGGGGCCCGCGCTCGGTTCGCCTGATCGCCGTAAGCAAGACCCAGTCGGCGGAAGCGATCGCCGCCGCCTATTATTGCGGCCAGCGCGAATTCGGGGAGAACTACGTGCAGGAGGCCATAGCCAAGCAGGATACGCTTGCCCATTACGATATCGGCTGGCATTTCATCGGACCCATCCAATCCAACAAGACCAAGCTGATCGCGGCTCGTTTTGACTGGGTGCACAGTGTCGACCGCTTCAAGATTGCGGAGCGCCTGAGCGATCAGCGGCCGGGGGAATTGCCGCCGCTCAATATCTGCATTCAAGTCAACGTCAGCGGAGAATCGACGAAATCGGGTGTGGCCCCGGAGGAGCTCGAAGGCGTGATCGAAGCGGTCGCTGCGCTTCCGCGGCTTAGGGTTCGCGGCCTTATGGCAATTCCGGCGCCGACCGATGAAACCGATCTACAATGCGCATCGTTTCGGAGCTTGAGACTCGCCGCCGAGCGGCTCGGCCGATTCGGGCTGGATACATTGTCCATGGGGATGTCCGAGGATCTCGAAGCGGCGGTCGCGGAGGGCTCGACCATGGTACGCGTAGGTACGGCGCTGTTCGGACCCAGACCCCGTCGGGAGACGACGGCTTTCGATGCCGGGAGTGTGGCGAGCCGCTAA
- a CDS encoding formate dehydrogenase subunit gamma: MAEHEWDREQVQEVIRSNKDKPGALLPILHGIQDALGYVPPDSVPLIAGALNLSRAEVHGVISFYHYFRSTPPGKRTIYLCRAESCQAMGSAALESHAKDRLNIDYHETTGDGTFSLEPVYCLGNCACSPSIMIGKDVYGRVTADSFDDIIENMQVDAQ; encoded by the coding sequence ATGGCAGAACATGAATGGGATCGGGAGCAGGTGCAGGAGGTTATCCGTTCAAACAAAGATAAACCCGGCGCCTTATTGCCGATCCTGCACGGCATCCAAGACGCATTAGGGTATGTGCCGCCGGACAGCGTTCCGCTGATTGCCGGGGCACTGAACCTCTCCCGTGCCGAAGTCCACGGCGTCATCAGTTTTTATCATTACTTCCGCAGTACGCCGCCGGGCAAGCGCACCATCTACCTGTGTCGGGCCGAGTCGTGCCAGGCCATGGGTTCCGCGGCTTTGGAATCTCATGCCAAGGACCGGTTGAATATCGATTACCACGAAACGACCGGTGACGGTACGTTCAGCCTGGAGCCCGTCTATTGTCTCGGAAACTGCGCCTGCTCCCCATCGATCATGATCGGAAAGGATGTCTACGGGCGTGTGACGGCCGATTCGTTCGACGACATAATCGAGAATATGCAGGTTGATGCTCAATGA
- a CDS encoding DUF167 family protein, with amino-acid sequence MSNWYTWDGRVLTLNVHVQPRAGKDEIAGLYGDKLKIRIKAPPVDGKANQHLTEFLADVFGVAKRDVVLLSGETGRDKRFRISFPKRWPKWWSDLSKMD; translated from the coding sequence TTGAGTAATTGGTATACCTGGGACGGGCGGGTGTTGACCCTGAACGTCCATGTACAGCCTCGTGCCGGCAAGGACGAGATCGCCGGGTTGTATGGCGATAAACTCAAAATCCGCATCAAGGCGCCGCCCGTCGACGGCAAGGCGAACCAGCATTTGACCGAGTTCCTTGCGGACGTTTTCGGCGTCGCCAAACGCGACGTGGTTTTGCTGTCCGGCGAAACCGGCCGGGACAAACGCTTCAGAATCAGTTTTCCCAAACGTTGGCCGAAATGGTGGTCGGACCTTTCGAAAATGGACTGA
- a CDS encoding type IV pilus twitching motility protein PilT, with protein MDIAELLAFSVKNNASDLHLSAGLPPMIRVDGDIRRINVPALDHKEVHALIYDIMNDKQRRDYEEFLETDFSFELPGVARFRVNAFNQDRGSAAVFRTIPSKVLTLEELGCPKFFQEVTMHPRGLIVVTGPTGSGKSTTLAAMIDHVNSNQYSHILTIEDPIEFVHSSKKSLINQREVHRDTLGFNEALRSALREDPDVILVGEMRDLETIRLALTAAETGHLVFGTLHTNSAAKTIDRVIDVFPAAEKGIIRSMLSESLQAVISQTLLKKTGGGRTAAWEIMVGTPAIRNLIREDKVAQMYSAIQTGRKDGMQTLDQHLQELVERGVVARNTARAKAVNKAAF; from the coding sequence ATGGATATCGCCGAACTACTCGCTTTCTCCGTAAAGAACAACGCATCCGACTTGCACTTGTCGGCCGGGCTTCCGCCCATGATCCGGGTGGATGGCGATATACGCCGTATCAACGTGCCGGCGCTGGATCACAAGGAAGTACATGCGCTGATTTACGACATCATGAATGACAAGCAGCGACGCGATTACGAGGAGTTCCTGGAAACCGACTTTTCTTTCGAACTTCCCGGCGTCGCCCGTTTTCGCGTCAACGCGTTCAACCAGGACCGCGGCTCGGCGGCCGTATTTCGAACCATTCCGTCCAAAGTGCTGACCCTGGAGGAATTGGGCTGTCCCAAGTTCTTCCAGGAAGTCACCATGCATCCCCGCGGCCTGATTGTCGTCACGGGTCCCACCGGCTCAGGCAAATCGACCACGCTCGCCGCGATGATCGACCACGTCAATTCGAACCAATACTCCCACATTCTGACGATCGAAGACCCCATAGAGTTCGTCCATTCGAGCAAGAAATCCTTGATCAACCAGCGCGAGGTGCACCGCGACACCCTGGGTTTCAACGAAGCCTTGCGCTCGGCTCTCCGTGAAGATCCCGACGTGATTCTGGTCGGCGAAATGCGCGATCTGGAAACCATTCGTCTCGCGCTGACCGCAGCCGAAACCGGCCATCTGGTATTCGGCACCCTGCATACCAATTCCGCGGCCAAGACCATAGACCGCGTCATCGACGTTTTCCCTGCGGCCGAGAAAGGCATTATTCGTTCCATGCTGTCCGAGTCCCTGCAAGCCGTCATCTCCCAAACCCTGCTCAAGAAGACCGGGGGCGGGCGCACGGCTGCCTGGGAAATCATGGTGGGCACCCCGGCGATCCGCAATCTCATCCGCGAAGACAAGGTCGCCCAGATGTACTCGGCGATACAGACCGGGCGCAAGGACGGCATGCAAACGCTCGACCAGCATTTGCAGGAACTGGTCGAAAGAGGGGTCGTGGCGCGCAACACCGCGCGGGCCAAGGCCGTCAACAAAGCTGCTTTCTAA
- a CDS encoding dynamin family protein, producing the protein MSIIHLEDKLRGYGEWREQLSQAVERYRSWLDQYELNSDAVNETLLGMLDSLRADRIVLAFAAEFSRGKTELINALFFSDTGVRLLPSSPGRTTMCPTEIFYDPEGGAYIRLLAIESRLNQTSLSEYKRNPQSWMQIELDCASPVQMQEAFQELTATKRVPLEEARQLGLYNDDMHPGQIVAPEFVEIPCWRHALISFPHYLLKQGLAILDTPGLNALGAEPELTLHMLPSAQAVIFVVAADTGVTKSDMDMWCNHVRGSRQGRQTRSDLAVVMNKIDSMWGDLHGDEVIEKSIRAQIDSVARTLEVDTCLIFPLTAKQALLAKVKGDEELLEKSRLHLFEKFLAEKVVNERQNLLMASVTERIGHLVEESTGVLEAHIADTERQINDLRNVDVNNRDKIKQLMVETRDQQNAYLVTVNQFQSSRRVFTVQAKALVESLSPEFIDEIVKRTRRQMAGSLTTVGMKGVMAGVLEELNGVLVKSVSNCEETRKLVKGIYAKFQDEYGFADLKAPSLSLKKYQAELERLFKEGEAFRDSASSTLMEQSMVVVKLYSTIIARARELFLHAYKDVVTWSAMALTPLIHQIRDHKRVIESKLDVLRKINESSYSLDQEIATLTQTLEPLRRQYDELMAIRQAMQLDEVRFEADGEDDAFHPVEAMVG; encoded by the coding sequence ATGAGCATCATTCATTTAGAAGACAAGCTGCGAGGCTACGGCGAGTGGCGTGAGCAACTGAGCCAGGCGGTTGAGCGATATCGGTCCTGGCTTGATCAATATGAATTGAACAGCGATGCCGTAAATGAAACACTGCTGGGCATGCTCGACAGCTTGCGCGCGGACCGCATCGTGCTCGCCTTCGCCGCCGAATTCTCACGAGGCAAGACCGAGCTGATCAATGCCTTGTTTTTCTCGGACACCGGGGTCCGGCTTCTGCCGTCGTCTCCAGGGAGAACCACCATGTGTCCCACCGAGATCTTTTATGATCCCGAGGGCGGGGCTTATATCCGACTCTTGGCGATCGAGAGCCGACTCAACCAGACGTCGCTCAGCGAATACAAACGAAACCCGCAGAGCTGGATGCAGATCGAACTGGATTGTGCATCGCCGGTCCAGATGCAGGAAGCTTTTCAAGAACTGACCGCAACCAAGCGCGTACCGCTGGAGGAGGCCAGGCAACTCGGTCTGTATAACGACGATATGCATCCCGGGCAAATCGTCGCACCGGAATTCGTCGAAATTCCGTGCTGGCGTCACGCCTTGATCAGTTTTCCGCATTACCTGCTGAAGCAAGGGCTCGCCATTCTGGACACGCCCGGGCTCAACGCACTCGGGGCGGAACCGGAACTGACCCTGCACATGCTACCGAGCGCCCAGGCCGTGATTTTCGTTGTCGCCGCGGATACGGGGGTTACCAAGAGCGATATGGACATGTGGTGCAACCATGTTCGCGGTTCCCGGCAAGGGCGGCAGACGAGAAGCGATCTGGCGGTAGTCATGAACAAGATCGATTCGATGTGGGGGGATTTGCACGGAGACGAAGTCATCGAAAAATCGATTCGTGCCCAGATCGATTCCGTGGCCAGAACCTTGGAAGTCGATACGTGCCTGATCTTTCCCTTGACCGCCAAGCAGGCTTTGCTTGCCAAAGTGAAAGGCGACGAAGAACTCTTGGAAAAGAGCCGTCTCCATCTTTTCGAAAAGTTTTTGGCCGAAAAAGTGGTGAATGAGAGGCAGAATCTCCTGATGGCCTCAGTCACCGAACGAATCGGACATTTGGTCGAAGAATCGACCGGTGTGCTGGAGGCTCATATAGCCGATACCGAGCGGCAGATAAACGATCTCCGGAACGTGGATGTCAATAATCGGGACAAGATCAAGCAATTGATGGTCGAGACCCGTGACCAGCAGAATGCCTATTTGGTCACCGTAAATCAATTTCAGTCCAGCCGCAGGGTGTTCACCGTGCAGGCCAAGGCTTTGGTCGAATCGCTGTCGCCCGAATTCATCGATGAAATCGTCAAGCGAACCCGGCGGCAGATGGCCGGAAGTCTGACGACGGTCGGGATGAAAGGGGTCATGGCGGGAGTTCTCGAAGAATTGAATGGGGTGCTCGTCAAATCGGTATCGAATTGCGAGGAAACGCGGAAGCTGGTGAAGGGCATATATGCCAAATTCCAGGACGAATACGGCTTTGCCGATCTCAAGGCACCGTCGCTCTCGCTCAAGAAATATCAGGCCGAACTGGAACGGCTATTCAAGGAAGGCGAGGCTTTTCGAGACAGCGCCTCGTCAACCCTGATGGAGCAGAGCATGGTCGTGGTAAAGCTTTACTCGACCATCATCGCACGCGCCCGAGAACTTTTTCTTCATGCCTACAAGGATGTGGTGACTTGGTCCGCCATGGCCCTTACGCCGCTCATTCACCAGATCCGGGATCATAAGCGCGTGATCGAAAGCAAACTGGACGTATTGCGCAAGATCAACGAGTCCAGTTACTCCCTGGATCAGGAAATTGCGACGCTGACACAGACATTGGAGCCTCTCCGTCGACAGTACGACGAACTTATGGCTATACGGCAAGCCATGCAACTGGATGAAGTCCGCTTCGAGGCCGACGGTGAGGATGACGCTTTTCATCCCGTGGAAGCGATGGTGGGTTAG
- the proC gene encoding pyrroline-5-carboxylate reductase: protein MKEQALGFIGAGNMAGSLIGGLISDGYPPENISVSDVDAAKLNDLATRFGVQTFEDNKAVVARSQTVLLAVKPQVLEQVVRDIAAPVRERAPLIISIAAGVREAAIDGWLGGGASIVRCMPNTPALVQTGATALHANERVSTDHKSLAEAIVRAVGIAVWVDREELLDLVTALSGSGPAYFFLFMEAMENAAAEMGLDEATARLLTQQTALGAARIAIESEDGPADLRKRVTSPGGTTERAVEVFENGGLRSLVFDAMKAANARAAELSKQLGG, encoded by the coding sequence ATGAAAGAACAAGCTTTAGGGTTTATCGGGGCTGGAAATATGGCAGGCAGCCTGATCGGCGGTCTCATTTCGGACGGTTACCCGCCGGAGAATATTTCGGTTTCGGACGTAGACGCCGCCAAACTGAATGATCTGGCCACTCGATTCGGCGTACAGACCTTCGAAGACAACAAAGCGGTGGTCGCGCGTTCACAGACCGTATTGCTGGCGGTCAAACCGCAGGTTCTCGAGCAGGTGGTTCGGGATATCGCCGCTCCCGTGCGGGAGCGCGCTCCCTTGATTATCAGCATCGCCGCGGGCGTCCGCGAGGCCGCCATCGACGGCTGGCTGGGCGGCGGTGCGAGCATCGTGCGCTGTATGCCCAATACTCCGGCGCTGGTGCAGACGGGGGCCACCGCGTTGCACGCGAACGAGCGTGTGAGCACGGATCATAAAAGTCTGGCGGAAGCGATAGTCCGTGCCGTCGGTATCGCCGTGTGGGTGGACAGGGAGGAACTTCTGGATCTGGTGACGGCGCTGTCCGGAAGCGGACCGGCTTATTTTTTTCTGTTCATGGAGGCGATGGAGAACGCCGCGGCCGAAATGGGACTGGATGAAGCCACCGCTCGGCTTCTGACCCAGCAAACGGCTCTCGGGGCGGCGCGCATCGCCATCGAATCCGAAGATGGTCCGGCGGATTTGAGAAAACGGGTGACCTCGCCCGGGGGCACAACGGAACGAGCCGTAGAAGTATTCGAGAACGGAGGACTTCGCAGCCTGGTGTTTGATGCCATGAAGGCGGCAAATGCGCGTGCCGCGGAATTATCCAAGCAACTGGGAGGTTGA
- a CDS encoding YggT family protein — protein sequence MSPDFLVNPAVFLIDTLFSLYIFAILLRFLFQWVEADYYNPISQFLIKITHPPLRLLRRFIPSLGRVDTASLVLMLGLQMLSGFLVFLLQGTPITFAALSLWAVVQLLDLLFNVYFFAIIIRAVLSWVSPGSYNPAVSLLYSLTEPLLRSSRRLLPPMGGIDLSPLIPLIGIQLAKMLVLPPLQQLTTLLN from the coding sequence ATGTCTCCGGATTTTCTGGTGAATCCAGCCGTTTTTCTCATCGATACGCTGTTCAGCCTCTACATATTCGCGATATTGCTGAGATTTTTATTTCAGTGGGTGGAAGCCGATTACTACAACCCGATTTCACAGTTCCTGATCAAGATCACGCATCCCCCGCTTCGCCTGTTGCGCCGCTTCATTCCGTCCTTGGGTCGAGTCGACACCGCGTCGCTGGTGTTGATGCTGGGCCTGCAGATGCTGAGCGGTTTTCTGGTATTCCTCCTTCAAGGCACACCTATTACCTTCGCGGCCTTAAGTCTATGGGCCGTGGTGCAGCTCTTGGATTTGCTGTTCAACGTGTATTTCTTCGCCATCATCATCCGCGCAGTCCTGAGCTGGGTCAGTCCTGGAAGCTATAATCCGGCGGTTTCCCTGCTTTACAGTCTGACCGAGCCGCTGCTGCGTTCCAGTCGGCGACTTTTGCCCCCGATGGGCGGTATCGATCTTTCGCCGCTGATCCCCTTGATCGGAATACAACTCGCCAAAATGCTGGTGTTGCCGCCGCTACAGCAACTAACTACTTTGCTGAACTGA
- the trmB gene encoding tRNA (guanosine(46)-N7)-methyltransferase TrmB, translated as MNYRLQCAPVTHPQRNRSRVEAGSAKIIGQILPFLPIPAASKPKSNIPPMTDSPIESSDSTIEISLQAGDAQHRRIRSFALRQGRFTVAQKRAMDTLWPAHGIDSVDPCDFEAIFGRSAPLVVEIGFGNGETLAQLASDQPQVNFIGIEVHRPGVAQLLLQLKERELTNVRIFCADAVEILTHCIADESLSGVNLFFPDPWPKKRHHKRRLVNPDFLNLLARKLKCGGFFHAATDWEDYARHMMNVLEQCDRLENVAGRTKFSPRPAHRALTKFERRGQKLGHGVWDLIFSRRADL; from the coding sequence ATGAATTACCGTTTACAATGCGCGCCCGTGACACATCCGCAGCGGAACAGGTCACGAGTTGAAGCCGGTTCCGCTAAAATAATCGGACAAATCCTTCCATTCCTTCCTATTCCTGCGGCAAGCAAACCGAAATCAAACATTCCACCCATGACAGATAGCCCGATTGAGTCCAGCGATTCCACCATCGAAATCTCGTTGCAAGCTGGAGATGCGCAACATCGCCGAATTCGCAGCTTCGCGCTCCGCCAAGGTCGTTTCACCGTTGCACAAAAGAGAGCCATGGATACTCTTTGGCCCGCCCATGGTATAGATTCCGTCGATCCGTGCGATTTTGAGGCGATTTTTGGCCGGAGCGCGCCTCTGGTCGTCGAAATCGGCTTCGGCAACGGCGAAACCCTGGCGCAACTCGCAAGTGATCAGCCACAGGTCAATTTCATCGGGATAGAAGTTCACCGCCCCGGCGTCGCGCAATTGTTGCTGCAGCTCAAAGAACGCGAACTGACCAATGTGCGGATTTTTTGCGCAGACGCGGTCGAAATCCTGACACATTGCATCGCTGACGAAAGTCTATCGGGCGTGAATCTGTTTTTTCCGGACCCGTGGCCCAAGAAGCGCCATCACAAACGCCGGCTCGTCAACCCGGACTTCCTCAATCTCCTGGCACGCAAGCTCAAATGCGGCGGTTTTTTTCACGCCGCCACGGACTGGGAAGACTACGCTCGGCACATGATGAACGTACTCGAACAGTGCGATCGGCTAGAAAATGTCGCGGGCAGGACGAAATTTTCACCTCGCCCGGCTCACCGGGCTCTGACCAAATTCGAACGCCGTGGACAAAAACTCGGCCACGGAGTTTGGGATTTGATTTTTAGCCGGCGCGCCGACCTCTAA
- a CDS encoding formate dehydrogenase beta subunit has product MTTVYISRDSGALSLGAEQVAAALRAEAAKRNIHCNLVRNGSRGMYWLEPLVEVATDRGRIAYGPVRVRDVPSLFEADFLQGGSHPLRLGPTDEIPYFKNQERLTFARVGATDPVSLEDYLTYEGYRGLRRALDMAPSAIVDEVTNSGLRGRGGAAFPTGIKWRTVLNTPSDIKYIVCNADEGDSGTFSDRMIMEGDPFVLIEGMTIAGLAVGAAQGYIYLRVEYPHAHRALTEAIEAAYRSGYLGKDILGSGKRFDLEVRLGAGAYVCGEETSLLESLEGKRGLVRFKPPLPAIEGLFGQPTVINNVISLASVPIILDKGGEYYRDYGMGRSRGTLPIQLAGNIKYPGLIEKAFGVTLREILYDYGGGSASGRPIRAVQVGGPLGAYLPESRFDTPLDYEAFSAIWAVLGHGGVVAFDDTVDMARMARYGMEFCAVESCGKCTPCRIGSTRGVEVIDKIMSGIDREKNLVLLRDLSDTLLNGSLCALGGMTPYPVLSALNHFPEDFGVSAAEKVA; this is encoded by the coding sequence ATGACGACAGTTTACATTTCCAGAGACTCCGGCGCGCTGTCCCTCGGCGCGGAGCAGGTTGCAGCCGCGCTGCGGGCCGAAGCGGCCAAGCGGAATATCCATTGCAATCTCGTTCGTAACGGTTCCCGTGGCATGTATTGGCTGGAGCCGCTCGTGGAAGTGGCTACCGATCGCGGCCGTATCGCCTACGGTCCGGTGCGGGTCCGTGATGTACCTTCCTTGTTCGAGGCGGATTTCCTTCAGGGCGGCTCCCATCCGCTGCGCCTTGGGCCGACCGATGAAATCCCCTATTTCAAAAATCAGGAGAGACTGACCTTTGCCCGTGTAGGTGCTACCGATCCCGTCAGCCTGGAAGACTACCTGACTTACGAGGGCTACCGGGGTCTGCGTCGTGCCCTGGATATGGCGCCCTCGGCCATCGTCGACGAGGTCACCAACTCGGGCCTGCGCGGGCGGGGCGGCGCGGCTTTTCCGACCGGCATCAAATGGCGTACGGTGTTGAATACGCCTTCTGATATCAAATACATCGTCTGCAATGCCGATGAGGGTGACTCGGGTACTTTCTCCGATCGGATGATCATGGAGGGCGATCCCTTCGTTCTGATCGAAGGCATGACCATCGCCGGACTCGCGGTGGGTGCGGCCCAGGGCTACATCTATCTGCGCGTCGAATATCCGCACGCCCATCGCGCTCTGACCGAAGCGATCGAGGCGGCATATCGGTCCGGCTACTTGGGTAAAGACATTCTCGGCAGCGGCAAGCGCTTCGATCTCGAAGTGCGCTTGGGTGCCGGCGCGTATGTATGCGGCGAGGAGACCTCTCTTCTCGAGAGTCTCGAAGGCAAGCGGGGCCTGGTTCGGTTCAAACCGCCGCTGCCGGCCATCGAAGGGCTGTTCGGACAGCCGACCGTCATCAATAACGTCATTTCGCTGGCTTCGGTGCCGATCATCCTGGACAAAGGCGGTGAATACTATCGCGATTACGGCATGGGGCGCTCGCGCGGCACGTTGCCGATTCAGTTGGCGGGCAATATCAAGTATCCGGGATTGATCGAGAAAGCTTTCGGCGTGACATTGCGGGAAATCCTGTACGACTATGGCGGCGGCTCCGCCAGCGGACGGCCGATTCGCGCCGTTCAGGTCGGAGGCCCCTTGGGCGCCTACCTGCCGGAATCCCGGTTCGATACGCCGCTGGACTACGAAGCGTTTTCCGCTATTTGGGCGGTGCTCGGTCACGGTGGCGTGGTAGCTTTCGACGACACCGTAGACATGGCCCGAATGGCCCGCTACGGGATGGAGTTCTGTGCCGTCGAATCCTGCGGCAAGTGTACGCCCTGCCGCATCGGATCGACCCGCGGCGTGGAAGTGATCGACAAGATCATGAGCGGAATTGACCGGGAGAAAAACCTGGTGCTCCTGCGGGATCTTTCAGACACCCTGCTGAACGGATCGCTCTGTGCGCTGGGTGGCATGACGCCTTACCCGGTGTTGAGCGCCCTCAACCATTTTCCCGAGGATTTCGGCGTCTCAGCGGCAGAAAAAGTTGCCTAG